GGGTTGGAGGAGCTTTCCAGACTCCTGGAGCCTCTCTAGCCCAGGTCAAACAAAGTGACACGAGTGTTCCGCTAGAAAGAGCTCTTCATCTCTCATCCTCATCAGTACAACGGGTTTGAAGGAGTCCAAATACCTGTCAGAGTTCAATAATGCAAACCAAACACATATTGGGAAACTAGCTGCACAAAGTTCAAATAAATCTAGAAACAATATACTTTATTATGAACACACACTGGCTCATATGCACGCCTGTTTTCATGGATACAATAGGCTTAACTGactaagaaaacaaaatcataatAGAAATGTAACAATGACGAACTAAGCATCAAGTATCAGTGCAAGAATGTTAAATTACTGAGTTATAGGTGACTAACCCTAACTATGCTGTTTGGACTAAGTCAAAGAAAGATAATTCCAGGCTTGTTCTAGacacaaaaaatttaaaaaaaaaagcaggaggtttttcttttggtttgttttcaagGCTGAAAGAAATGATCAGAACCTAGAGTACAGCTTTCAGATGAGCACAGTAATAAATTGTAGTAGTTGTCTATCAAGCTTAGTGGAGTGAAAGAGTCAATTAACAGAAAATGGAACACTCAGATAAAGTACCACTGGAGTTAATATGAGTACCTGCCTGCACAGGGGTGGTTGATGCTgacagtttgtctttttttctaatGTGTGTTTTGAGTTGTTAAGTGAACATTTTTGCTAtttgctatttaaaaaaagttaaacaccCACATCAGTGATTATTGATGATTATTGCAGTAACAACTAAGCTCATGTTCATTATTCAGCTAAGTGCATCTGCAGCAAGCCTAGAAGCAGGAAGTCACCCCCtattacaccagtgaacatccagggtTTGGTCATTGAAATAGTGGAGGAGTACaaatacctgggtgttcacctcaaTAACAAACTGGATTGGTCCACGAATAAAAATGCACTTTACAAAAAGAGTCTAAGTCGTCTTCACTGCTACGGCGGCTGAAATCCTTTGGGGTGAGCAGGACTCTTTTAAGGACGTTCTGTGGTGGCTATCTTTTAtgctgtggtctgctggagTGGTGAAATGGCAAAGAGGGACGGGGGAAACTTAACAAACTGGTCAAGGGGGCAAGCTCTGTCCTTGATTGTCTGACTGAAGTCCATCAAGCAGGTTGGGGGGGAGAGGATGTTGTCTAAGCTAACATCCATCATggacaacacctcccaccccctgcatgagactgtatgagcactgagcagctcgttCAGCAGTAGACTTTTACACCCACAGTGTAGGAAGGAGCGCTACTGCAGGTCATTCttaccagcagctgtcagaTTATAACACAGTTTAACATGGTTATCCTACTCATCAcctgtttaattaaaatatcATATGTTCTTTAATTGCTGCTACTTATTTGAAACGTCTTTGTACACTGTATATTTCATTAGgatcattcaaacacacacacccacacttgTGTATATATCTCTGTACATTTTCTACATATCTcaggacattttttttatatgttcGAATTTGAGTCGCTTGTGTGTATAGGACTACTTGTGTTTATATCTCCCTTGCTATAAGAGCTGTGTAACACCAGAATTTCTCATTTGTaggataataaaggtttattctattttattctatgaAATACATACACTGATAATGGAGTACATGGTCCTATTCAAGTCAGGGTCTTTGAAGTATCCCTCATGTGTCATGAAGAGGCCATTTATCAGCCTGTGCAGCTAGTTTTAAAGCATGAGCTCACTTGAAAATTGTCGAGCAAATGGAAAATGTTGATGATACTCTGCGCTCACAGTCAGTGACCCTAAATGTCTCAGTGTGAGTGGTGAGTTCATTAATCCACTTCTGCACATGAGAAAATATCTCTCCAGTTTAGTACCCTATGCCATCTGAGGAAGATAATTTTGGCTTTTTATAACTGTAGCTACATTTCCCTTTGGCCATGCTATGCATGCATGGTTATAATTATACACATCGGTTCATAGTGTGGTTTAAAGTACCTTGTTTTTGCCTGAATTTCTTTATAACTTCTATTTTGTGGACATAGCAAAGTCAGCTGAGCCAAATGTCCTAGCTGTCAAAGCTGGTTAGGTGTCTAACCCAcactgcatgcatgtgtgtttgtgcagctgcTTTGCCAAGAGAAATGTGgaaatatataatttattattatgcACAGTATATGACACAAGATATTTCACAGTAAAATCCTCTCAGTGCAGCTGATGCTTTTTAAAGGCACTTTAATAAATCATACTAGCAATTTAAGGCTCAAGACACACACTCAGAAAATTACAATGGAGTGCAAAGGACATCAAAATGTCATATAAAAGGGCCATTTAATTACATGTGCATCTTCAACATTATAAAATAATTTGTTAGATTTCCTGCTTTAGTTTTTCCAAAGTAATAATGTTTAAGGTGGTGTCGCAATCACTTAATATTCTGCCATAAACACAATCCTGcttcattttcacaatcataaacataaaaatgacaaaacctTGAAAACCTTCACTCATAATGTTGAATGCTTAAGATGGAATCAGTTGTGCCTGACAATGCTTTGTatgaatggattttttttttagcaatacTGAGAAATTGAATATTTATGAGAACACAGCAGGTAACAGCAGAAAACTGGTGCttaaaaagaagcagcagaaatggGAAATCCTTGCAGTTGCAGAAAACATGATGGGCCCTTGCAGTAACAGGTGCACAGTCTTAGCATAAGGGCAGATTTCCCAGTATGAAGGAGTCGGTAGACAGTATTACGCCAGAGGCATATATCTCTCAATCCTCAACACACATTCCTACATGACAGACTAGGCATTAGGGCAGATGAAGAGatacagaaagagaaagagatggGGAGATATGTATAGTGTGGAGTTAATGAGAAGGATCAGCCACAGGACAAAAGGGCTGCTATTTTCATTACTTTGTTCTCTCTGCATGACTTCTTCACTTTGGTTTATCACTGTGGATGTGCGTGATCGTTGCGTGAAGGGGTTTAGTCGTGGCCACAAAGTCCTTAAGTGGCAGAAACAGATAAGACTCACTGGTCAAACGGTCACAAGGGAAAGGAGAAGTAGGAACATGAGGTGAAAGGAAGAGTAAGTAGGAGATTGggaaaggagaaagagagattTATGGTGGGAGAGAGGTGTTGAGAATTATCCTTCTCAGCAGCAGTGGTGCGTAGAGCTGGTGCTGACGTCTGTTTGTGTGCTAGCATGCATGGCTGCATGCTTGCATTCACATCCACACAAGCTGTCACACaacacagcaaagcagcccGGCGCTTGTTGGTTTCTTACTCTACGGATAAGTTTCGAGGCAGGCCTTTGAACATCTTGACACCGCCATCCATCTTCCAATTCCCTGTCTTATCAGATTGGAAGAGATCTTTTGGGGGATTTGAGGAGCACCACTAAATTTGACAAGTCCAACACTAAACAGAAAACCTTACTTTCAAATAGAGTTTGCACAAAGATGCACTTTCTTTCCTAAAGATGATCACGCCTGATATTCAGGAAATTGATTGATTGCTCAGTAGACTGGCTGAACACTggggtgtgtgtgggggtgggaGGGCGCTGCATTGGCAGAAGGATTGATGTCAGGTAAACACATAAGATAAAAAGGCAGAAAGAAGAGGTGAGAGTGGCAGAGTGAGAGTAAGGCAAGGATAAAGGAGCCAAGCATTTTGATATGCTAATTTTGTAGCTCTAATGGAGGGTAAACAGAGAGAGTATAAGAAAGAcagggtgagagagagaaactTGGAGAAATAGTTCACACCTTCAACGAGCAGAGTTGATAATTGCTTTGTGAGAAAAGATCCACTTCCATGCTACCATGTCGTGTCTGTAAACTTCTTATCCCCATGTTCATGCCTTATTATTCTTTACTTTATAACTGGCTTTCATTtaaattactgtttttttttgtatgtggcTGACGTTTTAGGTCATATTTACTTTGGAGTAATAAAAGATGTGTCATACTCACAGACTTCTTTCTCTTTTGATTCAGAGCCAATTTGCCTCAGGGCTTTCTGCATGTATGCGTGTGTTTCTTATCCAGTGAGggtgtgcatgagtgtgtggGCAGACTGCACAGCACGCACCCTTGTGTGTTACCACGCCAGATTCCCTCAGGTGTCCCACAAGAGGGGCTCACACGTGGATGAACAGATAAACAGGTACATATAATCATCCTCGCTTTCTCTCCCTTTCGCTCTGCATGTTCGTGTAAAAGGCTCGGCAGATTCTGAGCTACAGATAAAATCCCTTAACGACAAGCGCCTATATGACTCCTGGTAGCACGATGTGTGAGCTTTGGTTAGGGAGTTTGCATCTTACTCTTAAAAAACTCTTGCACAGGGTTATTGTGAAATAGATTATGACCAAAGTAGAAGCTCTTTCTCCTCATTTCCATGTTTCTTTCTTCAGATGTAGATCCTCCCTCCAAATGCAAAGCATAAAAAGTTGCCCAGACAGTTCTGAGTCCAACAAAATATTAGTGTAAAATCTCCTTTATTTTTGCAGATAAACATGCTCCATACTGTAATAAGACAGTTATGAATGCTGCACATAGTTCTGTTTCTACAATTTCATACATTTGGGtgattgcatttttttaatccatccatccatccataaatccatccatccatccgtacTTCCACTTTCCTAACTGTGGCCCTAAAACTTACATCTAGACTTACATCTCAGGGCtcattgttgtttatttaaagttttttgGTCATCATTTGCTCCTTTATTCTGTTATTCTCATTTTTTCATTATattcatgaaagaaaaatctcTGAAAATTCAAAACACTTCAGATCATTATAAAAACAATGTAACAAATGAAAGATTTCTTTTGAAGTTTTAAATCTCAGGACTCTGCTCTCAGCAATAACGCATTTTTAAATGCAATGTAGCTTGTCtaacttttaaaaagtaaagaaaccAAAGCCTTTCAGTGAAATAATAATGAAGGGGTGAGAGTGAGCAATGATACTGAAAAACTATTAACATCTTAAAGCTGAGTCCCTGACCTCTGCTGCCTTTCTCAGAGTCATTACCAAACATTTCACACCTCTGGGATCACCAGtctccccttttcttttctttttaatccaaAATGTTAATGAGATTCAAAGCTCTACTGCCCTGGATTGTCATGCAAAGTAAACTCCAGGcttacacactcacactcatggTTTCTTTCCAACTTGGGAAGAGATCTACACCTTCCCCTCTACACCTGTCCTATCACACACCTGTTCCACAcctctcagccaatcagaggggAGAGGAAACTTTGTCCGGGCATGAAATAAATCTGGGCCCTCTTCAGAGAGAATCACAACACTTGACTCATCTGTGTTTCACAGCTCTTCCCTGATAgactgaagaagaagagaatCCCCTACGAAAACTGAAGAGTGGAGATTAAAGGAGCCTATTCAAGCTGACTTGGACTGAAGACATGACCAAAGAGACTGAGTAAGTTCttcaagtgttttgttttaggtGTTTTTTAGCTATTGTAACTGCAAGGTTTTTTTCCCATTaggtattttttttgtctttccacaagacaaaaacatttttagtttGGACTTGGTGTAACACAGTGAATGGGTTATTTAAGATTCCAGCCTGGAATCCCCTGTTCTTCTTTGTCAATGGTACCCCATGTGAAAGGGAGCGTTTTTCAGGAGAAAATGATATGGATAAatttatcacacacacaagctgtgATAGGCACACACAAAGTTGGCGTTTTTTGTTGTAGTGAGTCTGCTTTTACTTGTGTTGTCACTAACCTAGGGGGCCACAGAGCACAAAAGGAGCGCAGAAAATAAGAACCTCTTCTTGAGGTGTTGGAGACAAGGGGTAATGACAGCAAGCGTTGCATTGAATTACATAATGGTGAAACCCAAGACacgagaccccccccccccctgcccCCCTCCTATGGACCGAAGTTAAAACCAGCGCTGTCGGCTTGTTTTGGGGGAAATACGCAGAGAATAacttgtgtttgttgttttgggagGCTGCTGCTGAGTGTGAGGCAGGTGCACCTCTGAACAGGTGTACCGGCTTTGCTTAAGGATTTGTGGCATAGCTAAAATTTAAAAGGACACTAGTATAAACTGAGGCTCTAATCTGGCAACCAAAGATTTTGAGGTATGCAGTTTTCTGTGCTCATATGTATATAATGTATTTTTAGCTTTACAGATACTGGGCTGAATTGCATTAATCAGCATTCGTCCATTAATGCGTGTGAGAAGTTGTGGGATTTCTCCCTAAGCGTTAGTTCTGTTGCGGCTGTTCACACCTGTGGTCTTTGCCTCATGTCATCACATTTGATTAACTGTTTATCTAGGTTACACTGCAGCTATTTGTTCATTAGCTCCAAAGGGGGCTTATCCTAGCAGTTCTGATGTTAACGATTCAGTGTCGATGTGAGTCTCTACAAACAAATACAATCCCCAGAACCCCAggctctatgtgtgtgtgtgtgtgtgtgtgtgtgtgtgtgtgtgtgtgtgtgtgtgtgtgtgtgtgtgtgtgtgtgtgtgtgtgtttttccaagTGAAATGAAAAACCAGAGCTCACCTCTGTGACAGCTGTGGGTTTCTGTTTACTGAGCAAGAAAATCTTGTCATCTCTTTTAAGATCTGAGCAAATATGAGAGTTTATATAGGATTCACAAGtgtagtttctttttctttcacaacACTGGAAACCAAAAaactctatgtgtgtgtgtgtgcatgtttatgGGTGGCCCCTGGCTTTTTAAGCCTTTTTGACACCGCTACGTCTGAGAGATGTTACTCAGCACTGTGGTTTTGCAATCGAAACCCTACAGGCTACAGGACAAGTATGTGCAGTGCTCCAGGGCCCTGGTAAATGTCAAAAACCTGATGGCTAAGCGATCGGAAACATAGTGGGTCTGCTATTAATTAggactttaaaactaaatagtTATAGTTTGATATTTAAAGTTGTTTCAGTGTATATTTTAATTTGCAAGTCACCCTGCTAATCTATACCCTTTCTGGCCTGTTGTAGGACTCTGGGACTGGTCTTTCAGAGCGAGAACTTCAGCTATAACAATTACTCAAACTACGTCATGGACTCCTGGCCTTATCTGGATAACTCCATAACTGAGCCGAACCCCTCAAAATCCAGATTGCCCGAAGAGCTAACAGCCCTCTCGATGTTTTATGAACAGTGCAAGGTAAATAATGTATAATCTTGAGTAAACCTAAAGATTCATTTAAATTTCCTGACACTTATCGCATTTCCCCCTTTTTCCTATTTTTCCAGAGCCCAAAAGTGAATGCTGCCTGCAGCCGCACAGGCAATGTGTGCAAAGTAACAGAGAGGTAAGACAGCGTTTCTGCAGCtgctcccacacacacactttcactcacGCTTCACAAACCAGTCATGCCTCTGACATTGTTTCCATGTATCTATAGTCATTCATAGTCATAGTCATGTCACTCTTCACCACACAGCTTTAAATAGTTATTTCAGTccattttttttacaatttgcaGTCATTTCTGTGACAGGTAGCATGACTCAGATGCTCAATCAGTTGTCACTGAACTGAAGTTATTCGAGTAATAATACAGAAAGAGAAAGGCAGGGCTTTAGGAGGCCGTAAACTGATGAGTGGGTAATCCTCTAGTCAAACACAGTCAGAGGGATTGTTGTCTTCCTCTCAAGCTCTTCCATTCATCTACCCTTCCTAGACCATCCTCTCTGCCTTTCTTAAAGAGTTTCACAACAGGAGGACAGgtagttgttttttctcattttggtCTTTATATTCCTACTCCTTGTTAGGTATGTGAGAAAGGTCATTGTTGGGGCTCAGTGTTGTTCCCTCAAACATTTTTATCCGAGAAACTCAAACacagagaagaggaaaaaaaaaactggattaAGAGACAAACAGTTCCCACCCAGAGTCAAACCGGGCCTTTCTACAAGTTTGCAGTAGCCGTGTGTGTGTTGCGACGCAAGAGGTGCTTTTACTGACCGTTGTACGTTTACTCTGGCAGCCTTTAAGCTTCTGTAACGGTTAAGGGCACACAATAGCCAGTCACTTCAACTATGTTTGTTTCCTTGATGTGTTGTTACCTGAGTCATGATGACATCAACACGGTGGATTTTCTGTTATAGCtaatcttttttccccccaacttCCCCATCCTGCCAGGAATCTGCACCAGACCAATGAGATTTCTCCAATGGATACGTCCTCTATCGCCATGAAGATTCTCTCTGAGAACCTTCCCATCCAGCCCAGCAACATTTTGGGATCTAAGCAGATCCCACCGATTTCCGTTCCTGCCACCTCAGAAACATACACCTCGCTGACCAGTGTTGTGGAAAATACTTATGACAAACAGGAGCTCAGCAACTTTTTTGAATTGCTGCAAAAGTGGCCAGAAAACACCACTTTCCCTGACCCCAGCACTGAGGTAAACTTAGTAccataatttaaaattaaagccTTGTCTCCCATATAGTTTCAAAAGCTCTGTGccgcttctttttttccttcactaATCCATATATCTCTGTGTGGCTATCAGAATCTTCCCTACAGCGACCCCTTCCCTGAAAACCATTCCAGCCCAGTCTACTCCCGCTCCTACACCAGTTCCCCATCTGAGAGATCCAGGAGTGAGTTCCAGTTTTCTCTCGGGGCTCCTGCAGCTTCTTCTCACAAGCCCAGCGAGCTCCCCATGGTGTATCTGAACAAGGGACAATTCTACCCCATCACTCTCCATGGGGTGGACAGCAGCACCTGCATTACTGCCACCAAAGTCAAGGTGAGTCATCGTGACACATCATCAGGAAAGCAAGGACTGCTTTTGTTCTAAGTTATTCTCcaagatttgttttgttttctgtgtgtgtcttacgtaaaaaaaagaaaaaaaaaagatgactaTTGTTTCATCCTTCCCTTCgggcattttgttttttccatcaaGCCAAATAATACGTGAATTCTTTGCGTGCCAGCAAGGCAACCCTTCCCAAATATCTGTCCCTCCCTTGGAGATAGTTCTTTTAATGACTAATACCCTGCTGACACCCTGCACACCAGGTTGGTGCATTTAAAATGACAGCATCCTGCCCTTTATAATTTATTCCTACCTCAGGGCAATGAGGCCAGAGTGCAGTACAGCTCGCCTCAGCTACATTTGTCTGATGTGACACAAGCAgaacagaaagcaaaaaaggagTGGACAAGGAGAGAGGAAGGTGTGGTGCGGTTTACAGCCGTTTTCTTTGTCAAACGAATCGGAGGATAAgaatatacacaaacacatgctaGCTCAACACAAATAACTGGTGACAATTTGGGAGAAAGGAAGGATTTGGAGTGATGGATGATGCGCAATGAAGGAGAATTCTTAGATATGCGTGCAGGTGTAAAGAAATACGTACCAGCTAGACAAATGAATCTAATTTTCCTGCTCTTTTTGTCACCTTCCTTTCTCCACTTCAGACAGTGGTGATGGCCGTGTTTGAGAATGACAAGAGCCCAGAAATGCAGTTGCGCTTCTGGAATCACTGGCACGGACGCCAGCCAACTGTCAAGCAGAGGGTCATTGACATCGGTATGTTCTTTGCACATGGAAAGTCACCGTGCACAACACCTacaaaagttacaaaaaaaatactccGCTTTCTGTTGTGCCTTTCATACCGCGATCTTTAtcgtttctctttgttttttaacagcGGACTACAAGGAAGTGTTCAGCGGCATTAGCAATGTTGAAGAAGTGGCCTTCAATGCTCTCTCTTTTGTGTGGAACCCCAGCGAGGAGGCCAAGGTAAACAGACCGGCACAAAGATGCACCCACATCACTATCACACAAGAATGCACAGACACCTCTGACTGTAAGGCCAGTTCTATGAAAGTAAAAGAACAGGTGGAAGTTTTAGAGGAAAATAGTGGAAAGGTAGAACAGGTAGGTGAAGGAGAAAAGGAGTGGCTGCGGTAGGAGTGGAGGAATCCCAGAAATGTGTTTGGCCCTAAGGCTCTTGTCACAACAACCGGCTAAAGACACGACAGCTTATGCGAGCTTCTCTGTGGCCCAAAGGCGCTGGGGTGGGGTGAACCTACTGCAAACGGCACGGAGCAGGAAGGCAGGGAACTGTCTCTAGTATATATGATGACAGGGAGAATGTGTAaaggacagaaaaaagaaatttgtCTATGAAACATGATCCTACTGGGACACTTGAGcaacaaatgaaaaacatcaGTAAAAGTTGCATGATGCATGCATATaataatcatttttcttttcctccaggTGTACATTGGGATCAATTCCCTGAGCACAGACTTCTCCTCTCAGAAAGGAGTGAAAGGCCTGCCCCTGAACCTTCAGATCGACACTTACGACTTAAGCTCAGGAAACGGCCAACTGATACACAGAGCTGCTCTCCAGGTCAAGATTTTCTGTGATAAGGTAACTCGCTTTATTCCATTCATCTTCTTATACGAGCAAACATGCGTTAACTGAGTCAGAATGACTTATCTAATTGTGTAACTGTGTGTCGTCAGGGTGCAGAGAGGAAGATGAGAGACGAGGAGAGGAAGAGATCCAAGAGGCGAGGAAAGAACACTAATGATGGTAACAGTTAGCACTGGAAATAGCAGCATAACCTTTATAGGACCTTTTTTAATATGCTATCTGTGAAAGTCCAATCTAACATCCCTCATTGTCCTCCTTTGTTTGCAGCTAAATCTTTAGTAAGTAGCTCCATAGGCAACGAGTGCACCTTCTTCCAGACCCTGGATGACCACGTCACCCAGCCAGTTCTCTTTATTCCAGAGACACACCTGTCCAGCTTACAGCGCATGGTAGGTCCTCATTTAACAACAGTGCTACCCCCACCCATCCATATCCTTGCAGGCAATAGGGCAGGCACGAGCAAggcaggggagaaaaaaaactgtgggaAAGTATGCGGTGGGAaaagtgggagggtggggggatAGTGGTGCCAGAGAAAGTGAGGTGAAACACAGGCCTGAGATCCGATGAGCTAATTGGAGTCGAAACCAGACACAAGTACAAGCCGCTACAGCTGCTGACACCGAGATTAAGTTATGAGCGcttacacagaaacacatgcatgcacgcacCTGGTGAGACAGCACTCACACCTTTTATGCGGCAAGCCACCCTGATATCCTCTGTTTCTTTCAGTCAGATACACTTGCGTTAGTAGTGTGGTGAGAGTGCTGTTCAGACAGGTCATTTTTCCCACGCCAGGAAGTCTAGAGGAGCATGCAATATGTTTGGATCAATAATAAGAGGGTTCATGGGTTAGATGTCATTGCTGTTAGGTCCATTATACAGCTAGTCCTGATTTACAGTGG
This is a stretch of genomic DNA from Pelmatolapia mariae isolate MD_Pm_ZW linkage group LG16_19, Pm_UMD_F_2, whole genome shotgun sequence. It encodes these proteins:
- the grhl3 gene encoding grainyhead-like protein 3 homolog; this encodes MTKETETLGLVFQSENFSYNNYSNYVMDSWPYLDNSITEPNPSKSRLPEELTALSMFYEQCKSPKVNAACSRTGNVCKVTERNLHQTNEISPMDTSSIAMKILSENLPIQPSNILGSKQIPPISVPATSETYTSLTSVVENTYDKQELSNFFELLQKWPENTTFPDPSTENLPYSDPFPENHSSPVYSRSYTSSPSERSRSEFQFSLGAPAASSHKPSELPMVYLNKGQFYPITLHGVDSSTCITATKVKTVVMAVFENDKSPEMQLRFWNHWHGRQPTVKQRVIDIADYKEVFSGISNVEEVAFNALSFVWNPSEEAKVYIGINSLSTDFSSQKGVKGLPLNLQIDTYDLSSGNGQLIHRAALQVKIFCDKGAERKMRDEERKRSKRRGKNTNDGNTKSLVSSSIGNECTFFQTLDDHVTQPVLFIPETHLSSLQRMATPMDETERSSLKRLYPDRDQTSSPTNKQARKEDAQRVLLYVRTNSEEVFDALMLNSPTLSGLREAISEKYGLQKETIGKIYKKCKRGIFVNMDDNIIQHYTNQSAFLIEVSELGNGQFQVTLVEV